Below is a window of Paramagnetospirillum magneticum AMB-1 DNA.
CGCCGACATGGCCATGGCGCTGATCATGTCCGTGCCGCGCCGCATCGCCGAGGGCGAGCGCCTGATCCGTTCCGGTGACTGGAAGGGCTGGAGCCCGACCTTCATGCTGGGCCACCGCATCTGGGGCAAGCGTCTCGGCATCATCGGCATGGGCCGCATCGGCCAGGCGGTGGCGCGCCGCGCCAAGGCCTTCGGCATGTCCATCCACTATCACAACCGCAAGCGCGTCCATCCCGACATCGAAACCGAGCTGGAAGCCACCTACTGGGAGAGCCTGGACCAGATGCTCGCCCGCATGGACGTGGTCACCGTCCATTGCCCGCATACCCCGGCCACCTTCCACCTGCTGTCGGCACGGCGCCTGGAACTGCTGCCCAAGCACGCCTATGTGGTCAACACGGCGCGTGGCGAGATCGTCGACGAGAACGCCCTGACCCGCATGCTGATCCGTGGCGATCTGGCGGGCGCCGGCCTCGACGTGTTCGAGCACGAGCCGGCGGTGAACCCCAAGCTGCTGGCGTTGGACAACGTGGTGCTGCTGCCCCATCTGGGCTCGGCCACCATCGAAGGCCGCGTCGACATGGGCGAGAAGGTGCTGGTCAACATCAAGACCTTCGCCGACGGCCACCAGCCGCCGGACCGCGTCCTGGCGTCCATGTTCTAAGCATTACCCTGAACGGCAAAGCCCCCCGGAGCATCGCTCCGGGGGGCTTTTTCGTGGGCTGGGCTCAGTTCTGCATCATCATGGGGCCATGGCCGTGGCCGTGACGGCCGCCGTGGCCGAAGCCGCCCCGGCCGCCGGCGCCGGGCATCAGGTCGTCGGCGATCTTCTGCTGCTCCAGGGAGAGCGAGGCATAGAAGGCGCTCATGGCCGGAACCACCTTGCGCAGGGCCTCGGCGCGGATCTCGGCCTGCTGCTGCATGCGGCCCATGCGCTCGGGCAGGGTGGCGAACTTGGACGGATCGACCTTGTCCGCGCACATCTTGGCCATGGGCGCCGAGGCTTCCTTCATGGTCTCGGCCAAGTGCTTGAACTCGACCTTCTGGGCATCGGTCAGCTTCAGCTTGGTCTCGGAATAGGCCATGTGGGCGGCCATGCGGGCGTCCATGTCGCCGCACATGCGGCTCATGCGCTCGAAGCCGGCGGCACGCGGCGCGGCAGGGGCGGGGTCGGCGGCGCGGGCCACATTCACCAGGGCGGCCAGACCCAGGGCGATGGCGACGGAGGCGGTGATCAGGGTAATGCGGCTCATGGGGACACCTGTGAACGGGTGGATTGGAATGACACCGTTCTACAGGGGCCGCGTAACCGGCGAATGTCGCCGGCGGGATGAAATGGTAACGGATGGTAACGGGAGTGCTTCAGCAGGATCAGATGAACAGCATGCTGCCGGTCTTGGACGCGTCGGCCAGGAAGGTCACCACGCCGCCCTTGGCCACGGGGACGTCCGGCCGCAGGCCGTCGGGGTCCATGCCCAGCGCCTTCAGTCCCATCTCGCAGACCATGAAGGTGACGCCCAGCGCCACGCAGGCCTCCAGCAGATCCTCGAAGCGGCCCACGCCCTTGGCCTTGAAGCTGTCATCCACCCATTTGGCCGCCCGTCCGTCCGAGCATTTCATCCGCGTCCAGGCGGGCTGGCCATCGGGAAGCGGCTTTTCCAGCGCACGGCCCGCCCACATGGTGAAGAACAGGGTGACCGGCGTGTTTGAGGCGATGGCGGCGGCGGCCATCACCAGGGCGTAGTGGATGCGGTCGAAATCGCCCGAGAACACCACGATGGACAGCTTGTCGGGAGAATGACGTTCAGCCGCAGACATTGGCGGTGCTCCCGTGGGATGACAGGTCTGTGATGGTGGGATGGTCGCCGCAGAGCGGACAGCCCGGGTCCCGTGGCACCCGCACGGTGCGGAAGGCCACCGACAGGGCGTCGTAGATCACCAGCTTGCCCGCCAGGGATTCGCCGATGCCCAGCAATTCCTTGATCACTTCGGTGGCCTGCATGGCGCCCATGGTGCCGGCGATGGCACCCAGCACCCCGGCGCTGGAACAGGTGGGAACATGGCCCTCGGGCGGGGCCTCGCGGTAGATGCAGCGATAGCAGGGGCCGCCGGGCCGGTAGGTGGACAACTGGCCGTCAAAGCGCAGGATGGCGGCCGAGACCAGGGTCTTGCCCTCGAGGCGCGCCGCATCGTTGACCAGGAAGCGGGTGGGGAAGTTGTCCGAGCCATCGGCGATGACCTGGAAATCGCGGAAGATGTCCCGCGCATTGTCCTTGCCCAGCCGCGCCCGGATGGGCACCACCTTGACGTCGGGATTGATGTCGGCCACGGCCGCCGCGGCGCTGGCCACCTTGGCCGCTCCCACGTTGGAGGTGCGGTGGATGATCTGGCGCTGCAGGTTGGACAGCTCCACGTCGTCGTCGTCGATCACCCCGATGGTGCCCACGCCGGCGGCGGCGAGGTAGAGAATCACCGGCGAGCCCAGCCCGCCGGCGCCGATCACCAGGGCCGAGGACCCCAGAAGCTTCGCCTGTCCGATGCCGCCCACCTCCGGCAGGATGATGTGGCGGGCATAGCGGTGAATCTGCTCCTCGGTGAAGTCCATGCGGCGGCCCTTGAACGAAATCACCCCCGGAGACGATCCGGGGGTGACGACTATACAGGATGGAGCCGAAAGGCCTCTAGACCTGATCGAACAGGGCGGTGGACAGATAGCGCTCGGCGAAGCTGGGGATGATGGCGACGATCAGCTTGCCGGCATTCTCGGGACGCGAGCCCAGTTCCAGGGCGGCGGCGATGGCCGCGCCCGACGAGATGCCCACGGGAACGCCTTCCAGCTTGGCCGCCTTGCGGGCGGTGGCCAGGGCCGTCTCGTTGCCGATCTGCAGGATCTCGTCGATGACGCCCTTGTCCAGGATATCGGGCACGAAGCCGGCGCCGATGCCCTGGATCTTGTGCGGGCCGGGGGCGCCGCCCGACAGCACCGGGCTGTCCTCCGGCTCGACGGCCACCATCTTGAGGCCGGGCTTGCGAGCCTTCAGCACATGGCCGATGCCGGAAATGGTGCCGCCGGTGCCGACGCCCGAGACGATGATATCCACCTTGCCATTGGTGTCGTTCCAGATCTCCTCGGCGGTGGTGCGCTCGTGGATGGCCGGGTTGGCTTCGTTCTTGAACTGCTGCGGCATGATGGCGCCGGGGGTGGAAGCCAGCAGTTCCTCGGCCTGGCGCACGGCGCCGGTCATGCCCTTGGAGGCCGGAGTCAGCACGATCTCGGCGCCGAGGAGCTGCAGCATCTTGCGGCGTTCCAGCGACATGCTTTCCGGCATGCACAGGATCAGCTTGTAGCCCTTGGCGGCGGCGACGAAGGCCAGGGCGATGCCGGTATTGCCCGAGGTCGGCTCGATGATGGTGCCGCCCGGCTTCAGCTGGCCCGAGACCTCGGCCGCCTCGATCATGGCGAAGCCGATACGGTCCTTGACCGACGCCAGGGGATTGAAGAACTCCAGCTTGCCGACGATGTCGGCCTTGGACCCGGCCTCGGCGGCCATGCGCTTGAAGCGCACCAGCGGCGTGGCGCCGATGGTGTCGATGATGCTGTCATAAATCTTGCCGCGGAAGGCGGGGGCGGAAGTGGTCATCTCGAATTCCCCACGAAAAGTGTGTAGTACGATGCATAACTACATCGTATCAAGGTTAGATGATGAAGTCCAACTTCTGATGCGCCTCGCTGGGGATGCCGTCCTTGTAGGCGCGCATGCACAGCTCGTCGATGGAGATGGCGTCCAGGCGGGACATGATCTCTTCGGTCAGATCGCCCCACATGGGCCGGATGACCTGAGCACCCAACTGCGAGGCGGGCATGTCCTGGTAGGGGTCCTCGGCGGTTTCCAGGGCGCGGACCACGCGCACCACCTCGCCCACGGAAATGCGGCGGCGTTCCCGCGCCAGGCGATAGCCGCCCCGGGGGCCGCGCACGCCCACCAGGATGCCGGCGCGGACCAGCTGCTGCAGGGTCTGTTCCAGATAGCGCCGCGGAATCCCTTGGCGCCTTGTGATCTCGCGGCTTTGCACCGGCTCGCCGCCGGCGTGATAGGCGATGTCCAGCACCGCCTCGATGGCGAACAGCATCTTCTTGGAAGGCCGAAGCATGTGGTCTAGCCCTTCTTTCCCGTTCCCGTGGAGCCGAAGCCCCCGGTTCCCCTCTGGGTCTCGTCCAAACTTTCCGCCTCGCGCCACGCGGCGCGGGACACCGGCGCGATCACCATCTGGGCGATGCGCATGCCGCGAGAGACGGCGAAGGCGGTCTGGCCCAGATTGACCAGGATCACCCCGATCTCGCCCCGGTAATCGGCGTCGATGGTGCCGGGCGCGTTCAGCACGGTGATGCCGTGCTTGGCGGCCAGTCCCGAGCGCGGCCGCACCTGGGCCTCATACCCTTCGGGCAGGGCGATGGCGAAGCCGGTGGGCACCAGGGCGCGCTCTCCCGGCGCCAGGGTGATGTCGGCGGGAAGACAGGCCATCAGGTCCATGCCGGCC
It encodes the following:
- a CDS encoding RrF2 family transcriptional regulator yields the protein MLRPSKKMLFAIEAVLDIAYHAGGEPVQSREITRRQGIPRRYLEQTLQQLVRAGILVGVRGPRGGYRLARERRRISVGEVVRVVRALETAEDPYQDMPASQLGAQVIRPMWGDLTEEIMSRLDAISIDELCMRAYKDGIPSEAHQKLDFII
- a CDS encoding 2-hydroxyacid dehydrogenase — encoded protein: MPSKKPVVVVSRKLPDVIETRMMELFDTRLNVDDHPMTKTELIEAVKIADVLVPTVTDRIDAGILSQAGPNLKLVANFGTGVDHIDLATARQRGITVTNTPGVLTEDTADMAMALIMSVPRRIAEGERLIRSGDWKGWSPTFMLGHRIWGKRLGIIGMGRIGQAVARRAKAFGMSIHYHNRKRVHPDIETELEATYWESLDQMLARMDVVTVHCPHTPATFHLLSARRLELLPKHAYVVNTARGEIVDENALTRMLIRGDLAGAGLDVFEHEPAVNPKLLALDNVVLLPHLGSATIEGRVDMGEKVLVNIKTFADGHQPPDRVLASMF
- a CDS encoding HesA/MoeB/ThiF family protein, which codes for MDFTEEQIHRYARHIILPEVGGIGQAKLLGSSALVIGAGGLGSPVILYLAAAGVGTIGVIDDDDVELSNLQRQIIHRTSNVGAAKVASAAAAVADINPDVKVVPIRARLGKDNARDIFRDFQVIADGSDNFPTRFLVNDAARLEGKTLVSAAILRFDGQLSTYRPGGPCYRCIYREAPPEGHVPTCSSAGVLGAIAGTMGAMQATEVIKELLGIGESLAGKLVIYDALSVAFRTVRVPRDPGCPLCGDHPTITDLSSHGSTANVCG
- a CDS encoding DsrE/DsrF/DrsH-like family protein, which translates into the protein MSAAERHSPDKLSIVVFSGDFDRIHYALVMAAAAIASNTPVTLFFTMWAGRALEKPLPDGQPAWTRMKCSDGRAAKWVDDSFKAKGVGRFEDLLEACVALGVTFMVCEMGLKALGMDPDGLRPDVPVAKGGVVTFLADASKTGSMLFI
- a CDS encoding Spy/CpxP family protein refolding chaperone, which codes for MSRITLITASVAIALGLAALVNVARAADPAPAAPRAAGFERMSRMCGDMDARMAAHMAYSETKLKLTDAQKVEFKHLAETMKEASAPMAKMCADKVDPSKFATLPERMGRMQQQAEIRAEALRKVVPAMSAFYASLSLEQQKIADDLMPGAGGRGGFGHGGRHGHGHGPMMMQN
- the dut gene encoding dUTP diphosphatase translates to MVEVLIKRLEHAADLPLPAYETAHAAGMDLMACLPADITLAPGERALVPTGFAIALPEGYEAQVRPRSGLAAKHGITVLNAPGTIDADYRGEIGVILVNLGQTAFAVSRGMRIAQMVIAPVSRAAWREAESLDETQRGTGGFGSTGTGKKG
- the cysK gene encoding cysteine synthase A, translating into MTTSAPAFRGKIYDSIIDTIGATPLVRFKRMAAEAGSKADIVGKLEFFNPLASVKDRIGFAMIEAAEVSGQLKPGGTIIEPTSGNTGIALAFVAAAKGYKLILCMPESMSLERRKMLQLLGAEIVLTPASKGMTGAVRQAEELLASTPGAIMPQQFKNEANPAIHERTTAEEIWNDTNGKVDIIVSGVGTGGTISGIGHVLKARKPGLKMVAVEPEDSPVLSGGAPGPHKIQGIGAGFVPDILDKGVIDEILQIGNETALATARKAAKLEGVPVGISSGAAIAAALELGSRPENAGKLIVAIIPSFAERYLSTALFDQV